A stretch of Myxococcus virescens DNA encodes these proteins:
- a CDS encoding transglycosylase SLT domain-containing protein: MKPFLSKLAVAASALLMTAQAPAPQAVSSTPAEPEASEAPAQHPSNAPPEAQLSPPPDSEKAPLPVGYVEVLNPAFPNAAPPTPVVHRGRRYALEDLAPYFGEGKKKEARDAFDRGQYTRARELLKDEGDSPPVRYLRALAAVRAGDDASAAKEFAALAPDYPALKDRCLTHGGVALESLRRFDEAAVLLEQVPPESKLYVDARLALSRVLRKKKDAAGAMAALEPLTSRAAPSWGRNVGAEALMAIADIAAEKKDKAAERAALWRLWAAHPLSALSKQAEKRLKGQTPPVDARVGRGEALVELHRNKAGLEQLEPLLPKLALPDPLACRAHFAFGKGMRKERQHTRAIQVLTPVAEKCQDRDLLARVLYVLGSSRSIVDQARGTETYERLAREFPDHSFADDGLFYAADLYLKTGRPKEAMARLDTLARLYPQGDFLGEALFKAFWIARTTGVEDSGLSFLDRIEAQFAKADESYDVERARYWRARTMQEKGNIQGAAELFEKLSVDHPATYYGLMARSQLAKVDPPRLEKVSAEIFTVPEAASPWPLFAGPMGEDPHFRAGVELYRLGFKEAVSSEMLAVNRTNLPAESVRLLVLVLHEAGDERSAHAVARLALRKDLSGRITPETRVVWEVAYPNAFRDSIEKHTADAGVEPDLLQALMREESALDPKALSWAGAMGLTQLMPSTAKGVARELKLKRFSVDQLLQPDLNIRMGAHYLGGLLKRFNGHTPYAVGSYNAGPGAVNRWRSDRPDLALDAWVEEIPISETRGYIKRVLRSFNTYQLLYGRAPKLPVLKSAAK, translated from the coding sequence ATGAAGCCCTTCCTTTCCAAGCTCGCCGTCGCCGCCTCCGCGCTCCTGATGACCGCGCAGGCACCCGCCCCGCAGGCGGTTTCGTCCACCCCGGCCGAGCCCGAGGCGTCCGAAGCGCCGGCCCAGCACCCCAGCAACGCGCCTCCAGAGGCGCAGCTGTCGCCCCCTCCCGACTCGGAGAAGGCGCCGCTTCCGGTGGGCTACGTGGAGGTGCTCAACCCCGCCTTCCCCAATGCCGCGCCGCCCACACCAGTGGTGCACCGGGGCCGCCGCTACGCGCTGGAGGACCTGGCGCCCTACTTCGGCGAGGGCAAGAAGAAGGAGGCCCGTGACGCGTTCGACCGTGGACAGTACACGCGCGCCCGCGAGCTGCTGAAGGACGAGGGTGACAGCCCGCCGGTGCGCTACCTGCGCGCCCTGGCCGCCGTGCGCGCCGGAGATGACGCGTCCGCCGCCAAGGAATTCGCCGCGCTGGCCCCGGACTATCCCGCGCTGAAGGACCGCTGCCTGACGCATGGCGGCGTGGCGCTGGAGAGCCTGCGCCGCTTCGATGAGGCCGCGGTCCTGCTGGAGCAGGTGCCACCCGAGTCCAAGCTGTACGTGGACGCGCGCCTGGCCCTGTCGCGGGTGCTGCGCAAGAAGAAGGACGCGGCGGGCGCCATGGCCGCGCTGGAGCCGCTCACGTCGCGCGCGGCGCCCAGTTGGGGCCGCAACGTGGGCGCCGAGGCGCTGATGGCCATCGCCGACATCGCCGCGGAGAAGAAGGACAAGGCCGCCGAGCGCGCCGCGCTGTGGCGCCTGTGGGCCGCGCACCCGCTGTCCGCCTTGTCGAAGCAGGCCGAGAAGCGCCTCAAGGGGCAGACGCCGCCCGTCGATGCGCGGGTGGGGCGTGGCGAGGCGCTGGTGGAGCTTCACCGGAACAAGGCCGGCCTGGAGCAGTTGGAGCCGCTGCTGCCGAAGCTGGCGCTTCCGGACCCGCTGGCCTGCCGCGCGCACTTCGCCTTCGGCAAGGGCATGCGCAAGGAGCGCCAGCACACGCGCGCCATCCAGGTGCTGACGCCCGTGGCGGAGAAGTGCCAGGACCGCGACCTGCTGGCGCGCGTGCTGTACGTGCTCGGCTCGTCGCGCTCCATCGTCGACCAGGCGCGAGGCACGGAGACCTACGAGCGGCTGGCGCGCGAGTTCCCGGACCACTCGTTCGCGGATGACGGCCTCTTCTACGCGGCCGACCTCTACCTGAAGACGGGCCGTCCGAAGGAGGCCATGGCCCGCCTGGACACGTTGGCCCGGCTGTACCCGCAGGGGGACTTCCTGGGCGAGGCGCTCTTCAAGGCGTTCTGGATTGCCCGCACCACGGGCGTGGAGGACTCCGGCCTGTCGTTCCTGGACCGCATCGAGGCGCAGTTCGCCAAGGCGGATGAGAGCTACGACGTGGAGCGCGCGCGCTACTGGCGGGCGCGGACGATGCAAGAGAAGGGCAACATCCAGGGCGCGGCGGAGCTGTTCGAGAAGCTCTCCGTGGACCACCCGGCGACCTACTACGGGCTGATGGCGCGCTCGCAGCTGGCGAAGGTGGACCCGCCGCGACTGGAGAAGGTGTCCGCCGAAATCTTCACCGTGCCCGAGGCCGCCAGCCCCTGGCCGCTGTTCGCCGGCCCCATGGGCGAGGACCCGCACTTCCGCGCGGGCGTGGAGCTGTACCGCCTGGGCTTCAAGGAAGCCGTGTCGTCCGAGATGCTGGCCGTCAACCGGACCAATCTGCCCGCGGAGTCCGTGCGCCTGCTGGTGCTGGTGCTGCACGAGGCCGGGGACGAGCGCTCCGCTCATGCGGTGGCGCGGCTGGCGCTGCGGAAGGACTTGAGCGGGCGCATCACGCCGGAGACGCGCGTGGTGTGGGAGGTGGCCTATCCCAACGCCTTCCGCGACAGCATCGAGAAGCACACCGCGGACGCGGGCGTGGAGCCGGACCTGCTCCAGGCGTTGATGCGGGAGGAGAGTGCGCTGGACCCCAAGGCGCTCTCGTGGGCGGGAGCGATGGGCCTCACCCAGTTGATGCCGTCCACCGCGAAGGGCGTGGCGCGCGAGCTGAAGCTCAAGCGCTTCAGCGTGGACCAGTTGCTCCAGCCCGACCTCAACATCCGCATGGGGGCCCACTACCTGGGCGGCTTGCTCAAGCGCTTCAACGGGCACACGCCCTATGCGGTGGGCAGCTACAACGCCGGTCCTGGCGCGGTGAATCGTTGGAGGTCCGACAGGCCGGACCTGGCGCTGGACGCATGGGTGGAGGAAATCCCCATCTCCGAGACGCGCGGCTACATCAAGCGCGTGCTGCGCTCCTTCAACACGTACCAACTGCTGTACGGACGGGCGCCCAAGCTGCCGGTGCTCAAGAGCGCCGCGAAGTAG
- a CDS encoding cold-shock protein: MATGTVKWFNDAKGFGFIMQDGGGEDLFCHHTAIQTQGFRTLQEGQKVEFDVARGPKGLQAQNVRPV; the protein is encoded by the coding sequence ATGGCGACTGGTACCGTGAAGTGGTTCAACGACGCGAAGGGCTTTGGGTTCATCATGCAGGACGGCGGGGGCGAGGATCTCTTCTGCCACCACACTGCGATTCAGACCCAGGGCTTCCGCACGCTGCAGGAAGGCCAGAAGGTCGAGTTCGACGTGGCCCGTGGCCCCAAGGGCCTGCAGGCTCAGAACGTTCGCCCGGTCTGA
- the selA gene encoding L-seryl-tRNA(Sec) selenium transferase: MGAPSNSGDGGKNALLRALPSVEQLLRRPSLEPLLSGVPRARAVAALRLAVDRARGRLVASGGPGFEDADVQHALDTLATPGLRPVHNATGVVLHTNLGRAPLAASAVARVAEVARGYSNLEYDLDEGERGSRYAPLVGLLRSLTGAEDAVVVNNCAGAVLLVLAALASGRECVVSRGELVEIGGGFRVPEVMRQSGAKLVEVGTTNRTRLSDYSAALGPESALLVKVHRSNFALVGFTEEVEVAELSALGRARGVPVFQDLGAGALVPLKGEGLSRELTVAQAVAAGADVVAFSGDKLLGGPQAGVVVGRSVLLARIKAHPLMRALRVDKLTVAALEATLALYRDGRADEVPVHRLLAQPPEDLRARAVRLQGLLAGRGVRARVASVEGQVGGGAMPLARLPSSACILTLGTPEEFLERLRGGMSPVIGRIADGEVLLDVRCLEEEELQAVADAVAAAIPGNPP; this comes from the coding sequence GTGGGCGCCCCGTCGAACAGTGGAGACGGTGGGAAGAATGCGCTCTTGCGCGCGCTCCCCTCCGTCGAGCAGCTCCTGCGGCGCCCGTCGCTGGAACCCCTGTTGAGCGGAGTCCCCAGGGCCCGTGCGGTGGCCGCGCTCCGGCTGGCGGTGGACCGGGCCCGGGGCCGGTTGGTGGCGTCGGGTGGGCCGGGCTTCGAGGACGCGGACGTCCAGCACGCCCTGGACACGCTGGCCACCCCGGGGCTGCGGCCCGTGCACAACGCCACCGGGGTGGTGCTGCACACCAACCTGGGACGCGCACCCCTGGCGGCCTCGGCCGTGGCGCGTGTGGCGGAGGTGGCCCGGGGGTACTCCAACCTCGAGTACGACCTGGATGAGGGAGAGCGGGGCAGTCGCTACGCGCCGTTGGTGGGGCTGCTGCGCTCGCTGACGGGCGCGGAGGACGCGGTCGTCGTTAACAACTGCGCGGGCGCGGTGCTGCTGGTGCTGGCGGCGTTGGCGTCCGGCCGCGAGTGCGTGGTGTCGCGCGGTGAGCTGGTGGAGATTGGCGGCGGCTTCCGTGTCCCGGAGGTGATGCGGCAGTCGGGCGCGAAGCTGGTGGAGGTGGGCACCACCAACCGGACGCGGCTGTCGGATTACTCGGCGGCGCTGGGCCCGGAGTCGGCGCTGCTGGTGAAGGTGCACCGCTCCAACTTCGCGTTGGTGGGCTTCACGGAAGAGGTGGAGGTCGCGGAGCTCTCGGCGCTGGGCCGCGCGCGCGGCGTGCCGGTGTTCCAGGACCTGGGCGCGGGCGCGCTGGTGCCGCTGAAGGGCGAGGGCCTGAGCCGGGAGCTCACGGTGGCCCAGGCCGTGGCGGCGGGCGCGGACGTGGTCGCCTTTTCGGGAGACAAGCTGTTGGGAGGACCCCAGGCGGGAGTCGTGGTGGGCCGGTCCGTGCTGCTGGCACGCATCAAGGCCCACCCGCTCATGCGGGCCCTGCGGGTGGACAAGCTGACGGTCGCCGCGCTCGAAGCCACCCTGGCGCTGTACCGGGATGGCCGAGCGGACGAGGTTCCGGTGCATCGCCTGCTCGCCCAGCCGCCGGAAGACCTGCGCGCCCGGGCGGTACGGCTGCAGGGCCTGCTGGCGGGGCGGGGTGTGCGTGCGCGGGTGGCCAGTGTGGAGGGGCAGGTGGGTGGGGGTGCCATGCCGCTGGCCAGGTTGCCGTCCTCCGCGTGCATCCTCACCCTAGGGACGCCGGAAGAATTCCTGGAGCGCCTGCGCGGAGGAATGTCGCCGGTTATTGGGAGGATCGCGGATGGCGAGGTGCTCCTCGACGTCCGGTGTCTCGAGGAGGAGGAGCTCCAGGCCGTCGCGGATGCCGTCGCGGCCGCCATTCCAGGGAACCCGCCATGA
- a CDS encoding HNH endonuclease, producing MINSAVLVLNRYYQPVHVTSVKRAFSLLYLGVAKAIDSQYRLYEFADWAALSATQDCITTIERTIRVPRVLVLSAYDHLPRGRVRFSRLNIYARDNDTCQYCGKNLPRSELNLDHVMPRTQGGKTTWENVVCSCVPCNLRKGGRTPEQAHMKLLKKPVRPRWTPLFRGATRKVTYREWLPFLHLADASYWNVELLDE from the coding sequence ATGATCAACAGCGCCGTGCTTGTCCTCAACCGGTACTACCAGCCGGTGCATGTCACCTCGGTGAAGCGGGCGTTCTCGCTCCTGTACCTGGGGGTGGCCAAGGCCATCGACTCGCAATACCGGCTCTACGAGTTCGCGGATTGGGCAGCGCTGAGCGCGACACAGGACTGCATCACCACCATCGAGCGCACCATCCGCGTTCCCCGTGTCCTGGTGCTCAGCGCGTATGACCATCTGCCCCGAGGCCGGGTGCGCTTCTCCCGGCTCAACATCTACGCGCGCGACAACGACACCTGTCAGTACTGCGGCAAGAACCTGCCGCGCAGCGAGCTGAACCTGGACCACGTCATGCCGCGCACGCAGGGCGGCAAGACGACGTGGGAGAACGTGGTGTGCTCCTGCGTGCCCTGCAACCTGAGGAAGGGGGGGCGCACGCCGGAGCAGGCCCACATGAAGCTGCTCAAGAAGCCCGTGCGCCCGCGCTGGACGCCGCTGTTCCGCGGCGCCACTCGCAAGGTGACGTACCGGGAGTGGCTGCCGTTCCTGCATCTGGCGGATGCGTCGTACTGGAACGTCGAGCTGCTCGACGAGTAG
- a CDS encoding P-loop NTPase — protein MVSGPPGLSRRPRPRRIIAVGGGKGGIGKSMVSANLGVALAQSGANVLLVDVDLGGANLHTCLGVGQPNATLSDFLRRNKAQLEEVIVPTGVPRLSLIAGAQDALDAANLKYAQKQKLLRTLMGTSADYLILDLGAGTSFNTIDFFILADHGVLVMLPEPTSVENAYRFAKAAFFRKLQQVESQYGIEDLVEDALTTREGALRTLHDVLAQARRKDPAIADRLERELSAFRIRLIVNQARTDADLSVGTSVAAAWKKFFGIEMDVLGAIRYDDEAWRAVRKRKPVLIERPDSAAATAIQGIATRILTLDGSPQRSTP, from the coding sequence ATGGTCTCCGGCCCTCCTGGTCTGTCACGCCGTCCTCGTCCGCGGCGCATCATCGCCGTGGGAGGCGGGAAGGGCGGCATTGGCAAGTCCATGGTGTCCGCCAACCTGGGTGTGGCCCTGGCCCAATCCGGGGCCAACGTGCTGCTCGTGGACGTGGACCTGGGCGGCGCCAACCTCCACACGTGCCTGGGGGTTGGACAGCCCAACGCGACGCTGTCCGACTTCCTTCGTCGGAACAAGGCGCAGCTGGAAGAGGTCATCGTTCCGACGGGCGTGCCCCGGCTGTCGCTGATCGCCGGCGCGCAGGATGCGCTGGACGCGGCCAACCTCAAGTACGCGCAGAAGCAGAAGCTGCTGCGGACGTTGATGGGCACGTCGGCGGACTACCTCATCCTGGACCTGGGCGCGGGGACGAGCTTCAACACGATCGACTTCTTCATCCTCGCCGACCACGGCGTGCTGGTGATGCTGCCCGAGCCCACGTCGGTGGAGAACGCCTACCGCTTCGCGAAGGCGGCCTTCTTCCGCAAGCTCCAGCAGGTGGAGTCGCAGTACGGCATCGAGGACCTGGTGGAGGACGCGCTCACCACCCGTGAGGGGGCGCTGCGCACGCTGCATGACGTGCTGGCGCAGGCCCGGCGCAAGGACCCGGCCATCGCGGACCGCTTGGAGCGCGAGCTCTCCGCGTTCCGCATCCGGCTGATCGTGAACCAGGCGCGCACGGATGCGGACCTGTCGGTGGGCACCTCGGTGGCCGCCGCATGGAAGAAGTTCTTTGGCATCGAAATGGATGTCCTGGGTGCCATTCGCTACGACGACGAGGCGTGGCGCGCGGTGCGCAAGCGCAAGCCCGTCCTCATCGAGCGACCGGATTCCGCGGCGGCCACTGCCATTCAGGGCATCGCAACGCGTATCCTCACACTCGACGGCTCCCCTCAGCGTTCCACACCATGA
- a CDS encoding helix-turn-helix domain-containing protein, translating into MKPFEQQTYYEILEVPVTAPKEEIRAAYERLTELYSPDSIAVYALVDEGQVDELRTRLAEALEILSDEELRAEYDKDLGLPARRLMDAVSTGGEVAHAAAPLEARAGLVGVAASGAEDQTGHLSTQVPETGTNGRTGAVRDVPVEDSETAMTGQGGEGEAGAHATEPRVEPVPASSGHADFRASFFRGFSFAYVSSSLQDTQRMGSAVDVPVASIQPQVSGSGTGTGAASAESQREASGAVAAAPVGEPSAAHEAAAGGPGVVAASATASVSPGGPAVTGSAPALATAPQVSVPSSGSDASVTASATVPTPGPAAGAVSALAPVSDAPAAAAVPTPGPAGAVSALAPVSDAPAAAAVPAPASAAPVSAPVAESSAAVAASATPASGPAAAPAPTQGAPVSAVAALPPSAPATAATGAPASEASAEPHPPVPASASPVPPASQAPDAESTALVPVRPSPGTEAQPEAGRAGARPGRPLGDAPQIAQDSAIATAEAALAQASQAASRAREPRPRIPDIPSDAEFNGELLRQVREARGVTLQQVADRTRITRMHLENVEADRYNLLPPSVYLRGILMSLARELGLDPLRVSKSYLALSSEKSGRK; encoded by the coding sequence ATGAAGCCCTTCGAGCAGCAGACCTATTACGAGATTCTCGAAGTCCCCGTCACCGCGCCGAAGGAGGAGATTCGGGCGGCGTATGAACGGCTGACGGAGCTGTATTCGCCGGACTCCATCGCCGTCTATGCGCTCGTGGACGAGGGCCAGGTGGATGAGCTCCGCACTCGGCTCGCCGAGGCGCTGGAGATTCTCTCCGACGAAGAGCTGCGTGCCGAGTACGACAAGGACCTGGGGCTCCCGGCCCGCCGGTTGATGGACGCGGTGTCGACCGGGGGCGAGGTGGCACACGCCGCCGCGCCGCTGGAAGCGCGCGCGGGGCTCGTTGGGGTTGCCGCTTCCGGCGCGGAAGATCAAACTGGCCACCTTTCGACGCAGGTCCCCGAAACGGGGACGAACGGGAGGACAGGAGCAGTGCGAGACGTGCCGGTGGAGGACTCGGAGACCGCGATGACGGGGCAGGGCGGGGAAGGGGAGGCCGGGGCCCATGCGACGGAGCCTCGGGTGGAGCCGGTGCCGGCGTCCTCGGGACATGCGGACTTCCGGGCGTCGTTTTTCCGTGGGTTCTCGTTCGCGTACGTGTCCAGCTCGTTGCAGGACACGCAGCGGATGGGGAGCGCGGTGGATGTTCCCGTTGCGTCGATTCAGCCCCAGGTTTCGGGGAGTGGAACGGGCACGGGGGCCGCGAGCGCTGAGTCGCAGCGAGAGGCCTCCGGTGCGGTGGCTGCGGCTCCGGTGGGGGAGCCGTCCGCGGCGCATGAGGCCGCTGCGGGGGGCCCTGGCGTCGTGGCGGCCAGCGCAACTGCTTCGGTTTCCCCAGGGGGGCCTGCGGTAACGGGCAGCGCGCCAGCTCTGGCGACGGCTCCCCAGGTCAGCGTCCCTTCTTCGGGCAGCGACGCCTCGGTGACTGCTTCGGCTACCGTGCCGACGCCTGGTCCGGCAGCAGGCGCTGTCAGTGCGCTGGCGCCGGTCAGCGATGCGCCTGCGGCGGCTGCCGTGCCGACGCCTGGTCCGGCAGGCGCTGTCAGTGCGCTGGCGCCGGTCAGCGATGCGCCTGCGGCGGCTGCCGTGCCGGCGCCCGCCTCGGCCGCTCCCGTCAGCGCCCCGGTGGCGGAAAGCAGTGCTGCGGTGGCTGCCTCGGCCACTCCGGCCAGCGGCCCAGCCGCCGCGCCGGCCCCCACGCAAGGCGCTCCGGTCAGCGCCGTGGCGGCGCTGCCCCCTTCGGCGCCTGCTACCGCCGCGACTGGCGCCCCAGCGTCGGAAGCCAGCGCTGAGCCCCACCCGCCGGTTCCAGCGAGTGCCAGCCCGGTACCGCCGGCCTCCCAGGCACCCGACGCCGAGTCGACCGCCCTCGTCCCTGTCCGTCCGTCGCCCGGCACGGAGGCTCAGCCCGAGGCGGGCCGGGCTGGAGCGCGTCCCGGGCGGCCCCTGGGAGACGCGCCGCAGATCGCCCAGGACTCCGCCATCGCCACGGCGGAGGCGGCCCTGGCGCAGGCGTCCCAGGCCGCGTCGCGGGCCCGTGAGCCCCGGCCTCGCATCCCGGACATCCCGTCCGATGCGGAGTTCAACGGCGAACTGCTCCGCCAGGTCCGCGAGGCCCGGGGGGTGACCCTCCAGCAGGTGGCCGACCGCACCCGCATCACGCGCATGCACCTGGAGAACGTCGAGGCGGACCGCTACAACCTGCTCCCGCCCTCGGTCTACCTGCGAGGTATCCTGATGAGCCTCGCCCGCGAGCTGGGGTTGGATCCACTCCGCGTGTCCAAGAGCTACCTGGCCCTGTCTTCTGAGAAGTCAGGCCGGAAGTAG
- a CDS encoding RluA family pseudouridine synthase: MVAPDTREHRAPPEARGERVDQYLARAFPDLTRSRIHGLIEAGHVLADGQPAKPARRLRGGELLVLHIPAPVPAVPLAEELPLALLHEDRDLVVVDKAAGMVVHPGAGHASGTLVNALLHRVKDLAGVGGELRPGIVHRLDKDTTGCLVVAKNEQALVALQKAFKTRAVEKTYLALVHGVPPTEGRIETLYGRHPVHRQRFTGKVKEGKNAITEYRVLEAFEGAALVEVDLLTGRTHQIRVHLSEAGHPLLCDALYGAGRKAKGAAAEAQERLGRQALHAWRLSFAHPRTGKVLKLEAPIPADLEAALTLLRATVPAPPETPPATRKQPAPRKAAGGSKRTTGRTR, from the coding sequence GTGGTAGCGCCTGACACGCGAGAGCACCGCGCTCCGCCCGAAGCTCGCGGCGAGCGCGTCGACCAATACCTCGCGCGCGCGTTCCCGGACCTCACGCGCTCTCGCATCCACGGCCTCATCGAGGCCGGGCATGTGCTCGCGGACGGCCAGCCGGCCAAGCCGGCCCGGCGTCTGCGCGGCGGTGAGCTGCTCGTCCTCCACATTCCGGCGCCCGTTCCCGCCGTCCCGTTGGCGGAGGAGCTGCCGCTCGCGCTGCTGCACGAGGACCGCGACCTGGTCGTCGTCGACAAGGCGGCGGGCATGGTCGTCCACCCCGGCGCGGGCCACGCCTCCGGCACCCTGGTCAACGCGCTGCTGCACCGGGTGAAGGACCTGGCCGGTGTTGGCGGCGAGCTGCGGCCCGGTATCGTCCACCGGCTCGACAAGGACACCACCGGCTGCCTCGTCGTGGCGAAGAACGAGCAGGCGCTGGTGGCGCTCCAGAAGGCCTTCAAGACGCGCGCGGTGGAGAAGACGTACCTGGCGCTGGTCCACGGCGTCCCGCCGACGGAAGGGCGCATCGAGACGCTCTACGGCCGTCACCCCGTCCACCGGCAGCGCTTCACGGGCAAGGTGAAGGAGGGCAAGAACGCCATCACCGAGTACCGCGTCCTCGAGGCCTTTGAAGGCGCCGCGCTGGTGGAGGTGGACCTGCTCACCGGCCGCACGCACCAGATTCGCGTGCACCTCTCCGAAGCCGGCCACCCGCTGCTCTGCGACGCGCTCTACGGCGCCGGACGCAAGGCGAAGGGCGCCGCGGCGGAGGCCCAGGAGCGGCTGGGGCGCCAGGCGCTCCATGCGTGGCGCCTGTCCTTCGCGCACCCGCGCACGGGCAAGGTGCTGAAGCTGGAGGCGCCCATTCCCGCGGACTTGGAGGCGGCCCTGACGCTGCTCCGGGCCACCGTCCCCGCGCCGCCGGAGACCCCGCCCGCCACCCGAAAGCAGCCCGCGCCCCGGAAAGCGGCGGGCGGCTCGAAGCGGACTACAGGCCGGACACGCTGA
- a CDS encoding HD-GYP domain-containing protein, translating into MADNLKITQAQDENTNEYGREHNEKLQVLARSLVAGLYMLVRSVKMYDPENAVFQKPLHQLQDIINQIIGKEGRLELTGVKESFYLNGMLVKVDLNSIENQRYLLTELRSKDVGGFTLTKPVTVPELKNFIWIFSKEQTTASEEDGLSNRKLLNMRVAKFSKLKEKLNKDLDNPGDQKVDRKKYAMTIYARAVFFLTKYLESVRAGKPINASKALRLVQDFVDISYEQRTHFLGMTTMRREDDYLVYHQVNVCLMSVVFGAELGLTKPQLRDLGYIALFHDAGMATLSEELSTKRGALTPEEKQTVQRAPLISVRNILMEKGFSRSTLLRVVTTFEHKTDFGTAVRDSRGNIQMIIPKTNLGVYAKIIAICDAYDALTSKRPYRDAYGPEVALMLMWSEMRNKFDPELLSVFMRVMAIQPVKVLSKRQQSLSVSGL; encoded by the coding sequence ATGGCCGACAACCTGAAAATCACCCAGGCGCAGGACGAGAACACCAACGAGTACGGCCGCGAGCACAACGAGAAGCTCCAGGTCCTGGCGCGCTCGCTGGTGGCCGGCCTGTACATGTTGGTGCGCTCGGTGAAGATGTATGACCCGGAGAACGCGGTCTTCCAGAAGCCGCTGCACCAGCTCCAGGACATCATCAATCAAATCATCGGCAAGGAAGGCCGCCTGGAGCTCACGGGCGTCAAGGAGTCGTTCTACCTGAACGGCATGCTGGTGAAGGTGGACCTCAACTCCATCGAGAACCAGCGATACCTGCTGACGGAGCTGCGCTCGAAGGACGTGGGCGGATTCACGCTCACCAAGCCCGTCACCGTTCCGGAGCTGAAGAACTTCATCTGGATCTTCAGCAAGGAGCAGACGACCGCGTCCGAAGAGGACGGCCTGTCCAACCGCAAGCTGCTCAACATGCGGGTGGCCAAGTTCTCCAAGCTGAAGGAGAAGCTGAACAAGGACCTGGACAACCCGGGCGACCAGAAGGTGGACCGCAAGAAGTACGCGATGACCATCTACGCGCGCGCCGTGTTCTTCCTCACGAAGTACCTGGAGTCGGTGCGCGCCGGAAAGCCCATCAACGCCTCCAAGGCGCTGCGCCTGGTGCAGGACTTCGTCGACATCTCCTACGAGCAGCGGACGCACTTCCTGGGCATGACGACCATGCGGCGCGAGGACGACTACCTCGTGTACCACCAGGTCAACGTGTGCCTCATGAGCGTCGTCTTCGGCGCGGAGCTGGGGCTGACGAAGCCGCAGCTGCGCGACCTGGGCTACATCGCCCTCTTCCACGACGCCGGCATGGCCACGCTGTCGGAGGAGCTGTCGACGAAGCGAGGCGCGCTGACGCCCGAGGAGAAGCAGACAGTGCAGCGCGCGCCGCTCATCTCCGTGCGCAACATCCTGATGGAGAAGGGCTTCAGCCGCTCCACGCTGCTGCGCGTGGTGACGACGTTCGAGCACAAGACGGACTTCGGCACCGCCGTGCGCGACTCCCGCGGCAACATCCAGATGATCATCCCGAAGACGAACCTCGGGGTGTACGCGAAGATCATCGCCATCTGCGACGCGTACGACGCCCTCACCTCCAAGCGCCCGTACCGGGATGCCTACGGCCCGGAGGTGGCGCTGATGCTGATGTGGTCGGAGATGCGGAACAAGTTCGACCCGGAGCTGCTGTCCGTCTTCATGCGGGTGATGGCCATTCAGCCCGTGAAGGTGCTGTCCAAGCGCCAGCAGTCGCTCAGCGTGTCCGGCCTGTAG